DNA from Rhinatrema bivittatum chromosome 16, aRhiBiv1.1, whole genome shotgun sequence:
AGCAGTAAGGGCTGTGGACGCATTTCCAAAATGCGTGTCCCATTGCGAGTTAAACAGTGCAcccagctgagtgcactgttttgcatcagcccctttctTCTTTGATTTCATATACTTGAAGATCCAAAAATGAAATACTGTTATGTCCATATTGGATGGTAAACTGGATATTTTCATTACAAGAATTGATCCAGTTGTGATAGGATTTCAGATCTTTCAGAGCACTGCTCCATAATAATAAGATGTCATTGATAAATCTTCTCCAAAATTGAATATGTTCTAAAAATAGACTCTGTTCAATCCATGTTGTTTCAAAAGAGGCCATGTACAGATTAGCTAATGATGGAGCCATTCATTCACCCATAGCCTTGCCAAGTATCTGTTGGCATATAAACCCTTTAAAagtaaaaatgtttcctttgaaGGCAATAGTTGCTAATTGTAAAATGAAATTAGTAGACACCAGGAAGGGTCTTGCTTGAGATTGTAATGCTTCTTGAATTACAGACAACTCTTAATTCTGCACTTTATGCTAATATATAGGGGATTCATATCCATTGTGACCAGATACCATTCAGTTACACCTTCATGACTCTCatttaacaaaataataaaatttgaaGAATCTCTTATAAATGAAGACATCTGTGGTTAGAAGGATCTTAAGAACCAGTTGACAAAAATGGATAACGGTTCGAATATAAAGTCATTTCCAGAAATAAAAGGCcttcctgggggggtgggggatcaaTAATGTTTTATGAATCTCTGGTAAAACATATATAGCATGGATCCTAGAGTGCTGTTTATTCAGAAATTTATATTCTGATGATTTAATAAAACCTAGTTGCAATGCAGAATTTATGATCTCTTTAATTTTAATATTCAGAAGATTTATAGGATCTGATGTTAATAATTTATAGCTTGTTTAATTAGCCAATTATTTCTTACCTCTTGAACATTCACATTCTTGTATAACAATAGCTTCGTCTTTGTCTGCTGGCTTTATAACAATAGACTTTTCCCTAGATAATGATTCTAAAGCTCTTCTCTCATTCAGACTTAAGTTGTTATATTGAAAGTGCTTCTATGACTCTAGAACATCTCACAAAACTAAAGATTTAAACGTAATTAAAACTAGATCTAAAGGAAAAGATAGTGTCCAAGTAGAACAAGGTCTGACAGAATTGGTGGATGCCTTGTATATGGAATCTGAAAAAACTATCTTGAGAGATAATTGCTGAATGAACCAATTTCTTGGCACAAAGGAGAAACTGAAGAGAAAACCTTCTCTTCTAcatcacttaggcctggattctctaaggtctgcgaccttagagaatccagcagTAATGGGGGCGGGAgggcgaagtgggggggggggggggcggtcctacgataaccggcagcgatcgtatctccacggtgcgatcactgccggctttcgcgctgaataactacaccataaaaggtgtagttattcagcacgaaactggcagcgataaggaatcttacttTTTGCTGCCAGCgatttattcacagcttcagccccggtgccgcccccaactcctcctcttccggggccgactccactctgactctgccccgagctagctatcgcacgtgaaaagggacttttcgcatgcaaaacgtccctttttgcatgcaatagtgttagagaatgacccccttaatgtttTTTTCATATTAATGATCACTGATACTGATCTTTCTTCAGTCAGGAGCACAATCTCATCCAAATTTGGGATGAACTATGTCCCTTCCAATCTTATCATTATGTTCTCTATTTTTTATTGTCTCCTTTGCTTTCTAAAAAACAAGGACTAGGATAATTGCTATCTTCACTGCCCAATGAAAGTTTTGATGGTAATTCAAACGTGACTCTACAAGCTTGTTTTTTGCACATTCATAGGTAGATGGATCCTTTGCTATAATTATTTTCATCTGTTTAAAATTGGCTAAccttaaatatttttaattcacTGCGGAAATGATCAATTGATTTCTGTAAATCTTGATATTGATTATCAAACAAGTCTCTAGCTGTTGATGTGTTCATTCTGTAAGGCTTAGATCCAATTGCTCCTTTAATGAATTAGCAACATTTTTTATCATATCAATGATCAAGATCATATGAGAACTTAAGAATTGAATTCCATTTCTCTATAAaagtcttatttttttatttatttttatttatggcttttttatactggcattagtgtgcaaacatcatgtcggtttacattggaactaaaaggaagaaaggaaatacaatgaacaggggtgtggggaaggggacatagcataggctgcagaggagaaggcaaggaagcagaaagTAAACTGTGATGAACTATGTACAGTATGgagtaaaaatataaatacactatatatatattatcttcAAGGAACAGCTTAGCAGATTTCAAAACCTATAGCCCAAGAGGAATCTTTTCTTGTTTGCAATATTCTGTTAATGTACTAATATATGGTTCAGTTCAAACTAAATTTCAATAAGGAGAATCAAGATCTGACCATTTATTAGAATCATTAGTATTTGATTTATGTTCAAAGAAAGAAGGTTCTTGAAATAGAAAGGAAAACTATTCCTGTCTGTAACTAAAGGCAGTTTTCCACATAAATTGAGACATTGCCACTCTTATGGCAAACcaaatggaaaaaaaggattcaactaaaaatacacacaaactaTTCTCATATTAATGAACTTTACACAGACAGTTAAGAAGATGCCCTCTGTGTAGAGTTCATTAATGTGAGGATTTTTTGTGTATAATCATAATTACCAAAACATTAtgtttcctatatatttttttgttttatcaactGCAACAACACATTGCCCTACACCACTATTCATTCTAATTCATTCTCTCCTGTCCCTCAGGTCTAGTCTCCAGATCTGTCACTGACTCTTTGTGTGACCCtggagaaaataaaattatctcCCTTTGCTTCAGCTCCAATCCTTGTCTCTGTTACTGAGTCTCTGTGTGAGATTCCAAGGGAGCCACTTTATCTCCATATGCCGCATACGAAACGCCATGCAGAGTCAGAAAAAGgtctatcaaacccagtatcctgtctccaggtaacaagtacttggcagatcccataaaatagatccAATTCCTGTTATTCACTTCCAGGTTTGGCAATACTTTTCTTTAGTCTCCCTGGGTAATAATGTGGTATGGAGTTTTCCTCTAGGgaattgtccaaacctctttaaaaCCCACCACACCTtgattacatcctctggcaacagattcctcaGCTTGATAGTGGAAAAGCACTTTCTACTATTTGTTAtgaatctgctggctgttagttttATGGTgagtccccttgttttagtattatttgaaagggtaaataactgtccatTATTTACCTGTTCCTCCCCACTCATGATTGTATAAACTTATctcctgtcccctctcagccatctcttttccaagctgaagagccctaacttgtgAAGCTTCTCATCATAGAAGAGATGtacctttatcattttttcaccctcctctgcaccttttctagttctgctctctttcttgagatgggaatggccagaactgcacacagtactcaaggtgtggttgcaccatagcTCAATActgaggcaatatgatattttctgttttattcttctttccttttcagatcattccaatcattctatttgcttttttgaccatcactgagctgaggatttcaaggaattgtccacaatgactccaaggtccttttcctgagtagtgactcTAATTAcaaaacccaacattgtgtatctgtagttgggattatattTCCTTACATACATTGCTATGCACTTGtatacattaaattgcatctgccagtctcccaaggtccttctgcagttccttgcaatctgctgctgttttactaactttgaataaatttgtcatctgtaaatttgatcacctcacctgTTGTTCACTTTTTTTCAGATCATTGATGAATCTGTTAAACAGCACAGGCctcagtactgatccctgtggtactccactaatgatctttctccatttggaaaactggcaTTTAGTCATACCTCTGTTTGTGGatttttaaccaattaccaattcataataggacactgccttttatcccatgactttctaatttcctgatGAGGGAATTTCTGAAAtgtcttctaaaaatccaaatgcaATATATCAACTGGCTAcatgtttacactttcaaaaaaatctaaaaaaattggTAAGATAAGACTTCCCTTTGTTAAAACCATGTTGGTTTTTTTCCCATGTCTATCaatatgttcagtgattttgtttttaagagtgGTTTCTACCATTTTATCCAGCAGCAATATAAGggtcatcagtctatagttttccgcATCACCtctagaaccctttttaaaaattggcatcacattggccacctaccggtcttcaggaatcatggctCTTTTAAATGATTGGTTATGGATTACTTGTAACAGGAtaacaatttcatgttttagtttttcTAGAACTCTGAGGTAGATGCCATTTGATCGTTGAAATtacctaattcatgataaacaatgcacatctctaatatttattgcaaacttgaaagagagagagagaaacagagagagagaaccacTAAGGTGGCACAGCTATTAATCATCTACTTATATCAATAGaagagggtcatctagtaactcgaggtgagattttggtggtagtctagggtTTTGGGTCCAGTTTTACATGAACAGGCAAATGTATgaacagtacagtacacatcagtgaaggcttgatgtgatttggaatgaggaaagatgcacaaagatgagatttctacaatgtactcttgccctagcttgttGCATTCTCTAactgggtgctatcaagctagggcaatattgtagaaatctcatctttgtgcatctttcctcattccaaatcacatcaagccttcactgatgtgtactgtactgttcATACATTTGCCTGTTCATGTAAAACTGgacccaaaaccctagaccaccaccaaagcctcacctcgagttactagatgaccttcCTATAGTGGTTTAATATGAaaaccttataaagagtctctgtCTCTCAGTCTTGCTCTCGCTCTCATTCTTTCTCACAAAAATTACACTAATCatacccctttttttcttttaatcatggACACTATTCATGTAAAAATTATagtaaaatgatgaatctaggccatagtttATAAACAAGGATCCTCCAGCTGACCATTTCTATAAACACAGAGAAGAAGGAAAAGATTAGGAAACTACTAGAACAAATATATAAAGGGATCTCCTTGCATCGGACTGCTAATGTATCATTTGATATTGAGGATAAAAGTAAGAGGCATGTAGCAAGAGACTCCCCAAGTAGAGTGTGCAGTGTGCATAAGACTGCTCAAGATGTAAGGTTGCATAACAAACCACTTATCATTAATAAACAATGTTAGTGGGCTTAGAAACTATAAAAGTACTTAAACAGTGGGAGGTAGATGATGAACTCACTATTGGTGATGGACATCCGCAGTTCAGCTGACATGGGCAAAAAGGATTTGCAAGGGAACAATCATAATGAGAGCAGCTAAAAGCTAAAAATGGCACAAAAAGAAAAGTCACATACTAACAGCTGTCATTCAGGGGAAGGGCCACCCAAATACAAATGTCAGAAGGGAATCCTTGATGTTTGCAAACATGATGTGCAGCCTGAAGATGACAGTTttacaaactgttccttgtaaaggctctgcctataTATTACttgttataagttatctgtaaaccggcacgatgtgcaaacggttgtcggtatataaaatcaaataaataaaaataaataaataaaataaataaaattttaaaaaaaggatgaAAAAGTAAAAGTCAGGACACCGctggaacaaagaaaaaaaaacccgtgACAATCAGCTCATACAGAGACTGCTTTTCAAAGACTAAATGTCAAAAAGTAGTTTATCAAGAAGAGTCTATGCTCGGACAAAAaaaaggagggaaggggaagaggatagAAGAGAGTGGTGGTTGGTATGGGGGAAGGGGCAGAAGGGAACATGGGAACAGAAAAAGGGGGGAGGAAAATGGGGAAAGAAGATTGCAGCTCATAAGTGACGAGGCACAAAAGGTTATGTAGAACATAGTAAACAGTATGTTATGCCAGATGTATGTCAACAAATGTATGTTAAAAAAATGCTGACCACTTAATACTGATATTTAGACCTCGtaggggtgactagagaactggatcagagAAGAGTGCTCGatataatttacttggattttagtaaagcttttgatatggtcccagacagaagactcatcaacaaaatgagaagcttgggagtcagctccaaggtgttggtgtggattacaaactggttgacagatagacaatgggtgatggtaaatggaacttactctgaagaaagaatggtgttaagtggagtgccacagggatcaatgTTGGATCTGGTTTTGTTCAACATCTTCATGAGCGACATGGCGGAAGGgatgtctatttgcagatgatactaggatctacaacagagtggacatgccggaaagagtacagagaatgagacgggatttatggaagctggaagaatggtcaaacatatggcagctgggattcaatgccaagaaatacagagtcatgcatccggggcatggtaatccaaaagaactatatgcgttggggggtgaagggctgatgtgcacggagcaggagagagacattgggtgatagtgtctaatgacctgaagtcgacgaagtACTGTGACACCGCTGTAGCCAAAGCCCAAAGAATGctgtgctgcatagagagaagaatatctagtaagaaaagggaagtgataatcccctttgtacaggtccctgatgaggcctcacctggagtactgtgttcggttctggagaccgtatctcaaaggaaacagagacaggatggaggcagttcagtgaagggtgactaaaatggtggGAGGAGAGACTGAataacctgaatatgtataccctggaggagaggaggagcaggggtgatatgtaAAAAGTTGATATCAAAAAAGTAATTTTAATGAAtgttaagaaaaatatataacagGTTTCCATGCACTAAGCTCAAGGATCATAACTAAGACACATATGTTAAATAAGCATTGCAGGACTGACAATGGGTATCTATATATAATCAATATTGTTTTGAGCTCTACTAATAGTTTAAGTAGGTAGTGgggttttaaaaatctgcatttaACAATTGTTTCTAATGTCTTTTTGTACACAGAGGATAATGGATGTGGAAAACATGACGATGGTAGAGGAATTCATTATTCTGGGACTTTCTGATAACCCCCAGCTACAGGTTCCTCTCTTCCTGGTCTTTCTGCTCATTTACCTGATCACCCTGCTGGCAAACCTTGTAATTATCGCATCCACCTGTGGAGATCCCCACCTccacacccccatgtacttcttcctcagtaacctGTCACTCATAGATATCTGCGGAACCTCAAACATCATCCCAAAACTGCTTGGGATCGTCATCTCCAGGGATAAGACCATTTCCTATGCTGGGTGCATTACACAGCTCTATTTTTACATGGGCTTTGGTTGCACTTCAGACTTTCTCTTTACCACCATGGCTTTTGACCGCTATGCTGCAGTCTGCCAGCCCTTGCGTTATTCCCTCATTATGAATCAGAGAGTTTGTGTCCTTCTGGCAGCTGCTTCCTGGATCATTGGCTTTCTACCATCTGAGATGATCACAGCTTCTGTCACCCGCCTTTCATTCTGTGCCACTAATgtgatcaatcatttcttctgtgacctcTTCCCACTGTTAAATCTTTCCTGTTCTGACACGACAATCACACAAAACATAGGATTTGTTGAAGTTGCATTGATGGAAATGCCTGCTTTCTTTTTGACTTTTATATCTTATATCTTCATCATCTCAGCAATTCTGAGGATCCGCTCTGTGGAAGGGAAGCGTAAAgctttctccacctgctcctcccacctcactgtGTTCTTCATTTATTATTTGTCAGCATTTTGCATGTATCTGAGTCCCAGCTCAACATATTCCCAGGAACAGGGTAAAATCTTGTCTGTGTTTTATACATTAGTCACCCCCATGCTTAACCCCATCATTTATAGTCTGAGGAATAAGGAGGTGAAAAATGCATTGAGAAAATTCATAGGAAGTAGATTATGAGACCATGTGATAAACCATAGCAAGTTATCAAATGCAGGGGATTTCAATTTCTAGTTGGGTGCAAGATGATTCTCCCTTTAAAACAGAAATGGAAGGTCCCTGGTTTGATCCTTGGGTTGGGTCTTTTACTCCCCAGCTCAGCTAGAGCTGTAGATGTGGCTGtaacagcattcacagccccctgGAGGAGAAAGTTGtggtcattgctcaagggtgacaccAGGTGGCTGGATTTGGGGCTCATGAAAGCAGATTTCTGGAAGAGCCTTGGTAAAGGGCCCCAGGttcaggactgtcactgcaatgagcAGAATAAGAAcactggggaggaagggagatgttataaaatagaaaaataatcctGCAGAGTTGTGAATGAAAGGTCATAGTACCATGATCCCatccctggttccaactgagctgaaaaTACAAAGGAACTggatgaaaatagaaaaaaaaagagagtcctGCAGTGCCGACACAGCAAGACTCAGAGGGATTTTTCATTTATGATCCAGAAATAATCTTGGTGAGGACCCTGTGGAAGGTTAGACCTCATTCTCTAGGATCAGTACAATCCCTCCCACTTGGTATTCTCAGTCTTGCACACACCCAATATAGTATCAATACTGCCAGTTTTACAGCACTGTGACATCATGAATGTGATATATATGGCCTCATGTGATATCACTGCTGTGACAGACAGCCCTGAGTGACATTGCTGCTGTGAAAGACAGACCCACATGATATCACCATTGTGAGATACAGCCCAACATGATCATCATTGAGAGATACAGCTCCATGTGACTTCACTCTTAAGAAATATAATCAAAGTTTCCTATAAAATGAATGGGAGACCATTAGCACCTTTTTCCGATTAGCTATGCCCTAATTTGAACAGCACTGGGCCAAGGTTCCCAAAGATTATGGGACCTTGCATGATTTAAACCACAGTATAGCTGGAACATGCCTGGTAGGGAGAAATGTGGCATTTGTTTCACATACATCTAACAGGAGACActcattctcagttctttccactacagaactgctaccggaggagtcactATTCCAGTGCCTGAAGGGATACTAACCCTGCTGGGCTACTCcagctgctcaccactgccacctctggtggctccaaaacactgtctaataaaagatcaatctctgtgtttgtgtgtccagagctaagcctgacctgtggcccctcacaggacatcccccatgggcgtggtcagctgccacagtgtccaaggggcCACCCAAACCTCACAAATTATAACAGTTATCCAGTTgttctttgttaattttttaaataattttttacccCATTCCAGATGCTTTTTGCAAAGGGATGggtaaaaaaaatacaagaatacATGAAATAAAATTTGATTTACTTGACCTGCTGAATACTGGTGCTAGTCAAATAACTTTTAGCCATGCCCCTGAAATTCTTTTCACTCTGTctctatttatccagataacatttAGCTGGAAATGATTTACCTGGCCAGAATGTTTCCGCTGAGAGTGGTGGGATCTTTAAAACTTGAGAGTTGTTTGCATAAGTCCAAATTTACTTGGAGAaaattttttgaatattgacctctctgggTCTCAGTGAAAAGAGAAGAGCCTCTGTTTCAGACTGGGATCCCTTGCAGGAGGAAAGAGCATCGGAAGGCAATCACATGAAACTGAATTATTGtgtaagatggtatttttaaaaaatgtccctgcCTATTGCAGCTGCACTTTCCATTTTttgcattttcctcattttatcaaagtttcccttttgaaagtttagtgctagagctctTGATTTACTTTTGTCTTGTTATGATCACTATAGCCAGTGACCCCACCGCCATTaactctctcatcaaatcctacgttccactaagaattagatctaaaatagctccctctctcattggttcttgaaccaattgcttcatgaagcagtcatttattctgtccagtttacctctctagcatgacctgatgttacacttactcagtcaatattggggtaattgaaatctcccactattaCTTCACTGCCACATTATTCCCCTCTATAGGAGAGAGACTGCCGTATGCTGGGCCTGTTGAGGTGTTCAGACTCTGGGGAGCAGCTGATCCTGGGATTTCAGATTATTGTTTTGTTTGGGGTCAagagaaatattttctcattgtagAAATTGCCTTTTCCCCTGAATTATCACATCAGGAGGGGCAGAAAGGCAATTTGAAGATGgttgggctcactggtcttctgGTTGTCTTACCAGGTGTGTAAATCTGCAATACTGTTGTGTTTTTATGTACTCATTCTGTTTTGAGTGGTTTTTTTCTCAACTTTTAATAAAGCTCCTTACATTTGGCCTTGGTACACACTTACTGCAGATCTGTAGATCTGTGTACATCCTGCATCTCagtgcaggggagagagagataacaACTCCTTATCATCATACAACCTCTTACCACCCAACTCTGTAGAAAACTTTTGGGTACTCTACACACCTTGCTATGAACAATCCATTTCGGCAATATCCTAAAGAGATGCCTGTTATACGTGCCAGCCGCAGCAGACCCacagcacggccctctcaccttttcttaaggactccagcctctgtgTCCTCCTTGCTGGCAGTGGTGGTCCGCCACCTCCATACTTGAGCCTCCTCTGGTGCCTCCAGTCCTGCTGTAGCTTCCATCATTCCCAGTCCTGATGCCATTactcgtcaggcctctccgcaaGGCCCAAGGAGAGATGCCACCACTCAAGCAGtgtccctccctaggcgcacgcacgcgcatcactgatccttatgaagggaccgcggtgggaacctggccgcagacccggatAATGATGTCAACCTCCACATAGTACTTAAGCTCAGGccccgctccatagcgttgcctttgcaacaggtctcctcgctattcgagtactcgttgctgctagagattcatctctactcctcatcattcctggttcctgttctccttgttcctgtcctgcttatGCTTCAGTTGATTAGACGGACTTTGACATTGCTTTGtatgactacgctactgcctatctccagacccagaccttcacTTCGCCTGACTACGAAATTGACTTCTATATGATTTGACCTCAGCTTTGATTGACTACATTACtaactatctccatgatcagacctcagcatcgcttgccacagcccctggattGCCGCAGGCCCTGGCTCAAACCTACCATTGGACGcttcttctgcctactccctggacgtggacttactaGGCTTCAGCCTATTTTTGCTCGAGCACCCCCAGTCTGCCTTTGTCTCATTGGCGCTCAagtttccagaaccttacccagtccagagtaggactactcCATCCCTTGCCTtctatctctgggctgaaccagcttcTCTCTCTATCCTACCTGCcggccccagaacccaaaggctcaacccgcgggaaatgagggctggtataggtgaagctccagtggcctatGTCTGtcagcccactccatctgccAATGgtgggacccgtaggtccttgccttcaggttgtgtcaacc
Protein-coding regions in this window:
- the LOC115077571 gene encoding olfactory receptor 5B21-like, with the protein product MDVENMTMVEEFIILGLSDNPQLQVPLFLVFLLIYLITLLANLVIIASTCGDPHLHTPMYFFLSNLSLIDICGTSNIIPKLLGIVISRDKTISYAGCITQLYFYMGFGCTSDFLFTTMAFDRYAAVCQPLRYSLIMNQRVCVLLAAASWIIGFLPSEMITASVTRLSFCATNVINHFFCDLFPLLNLSCSDTTITQNIGFVEVALMEMPAFFLTFISYIFIISAILRIRSVEGKRKAFSTCSSHLTVFFIYYLSAFCMYLSPSSTYSQEQGKILSVFYTLVTPMLNPIIYSLRNKEVKNALRKFIGSRL